A DNA window from Candidatus Binatia bacterium contains the following coding sequences:
- the ptsP gene encoding phosphoenolpyruvate--protein phosphotransferase, producing MATQSGPAVTAVTVTGSRIAPGLGMGSAWFVGHTPEWRRAVRRIEQHEVEPELRRIQMAFDRTREELKESARRVEEQLSADLGHIFRAHEMMLEGMLSSQEFRQEVQGSLINAEAAVRRVFRRWQEKFQSLKGESFQQRADDIADVGRKVLRHLEGEDTDRLKDLPAASVLVLQRLLPSDVVLLSRYHVAAIVVESLGPGSHAALLVREKGIPTVANFPGLLERLHDGDEMLVDAYRGEIVISPDADTRAEFQERLKSRQATLAHLSGTCREPACTLDGTLVTVEANLGTYDDVALALENGADGVGLLRIEQLYLARDLPPTQEELLDALRPITTPFRNKPLTIRLLDLGGDKPAPFLPLSAEANPALGQRGVRLLLEYPQLLRTQLVALLRLAQEQPIRVLVPMVTLEEDIQAIRELFEATCIELGLQQRPAFGAMIETPAAALNVVAIAKHVDFLCVGTNDLTQYTLAVSRDDPTVSRYFLDNHASVLRLLGIIVADAGALPLTLCGELAGREEMIPQLLAIGFRSLSLAPTSIPGMKERIRSLHIAPATE from the coding sequence ATGGCGACTCAATCAGGTCCGGCAGTAACCGCGGTGACAGTCACGGGCTCGCGCATAGCACCGGGTTTGGGGATGGGGAGCGCCTGGTTCGTAGGCCACACCCCCGAATGGCGCCGTGCCGTTCGCCGTATCGAACAACACGAAGTAGAGCCGGAGCTACGTCGCATACAGATGGCGTTCGACCGCACGCGTGAGGAACTCAAAGAGTCCGCTCGTCGCGTCGAAGAGCAGCTCAGTGCGGACCTCGGCCACATCTTCCGGGCGCACGAAATGATGCTCGAAGGCATGCTGTCGTCGCAGGAGTTCCGGCAGGAGGTGCAAGGATCGCTGATCAACGCAGAGGCGGCGGTGCGGCGCGTCTTTCGTCGATGGCAGGAGAAGTTTCAATCCTTGAAGGGCGAAAGCTTCCAGCAGCGAGCCGACGACATCGCGGACGTCGGACGCAAGGTGTTGCGCCACCTCGAGGGCGAAGACACGGACCGCCTGAAGGATCTCCCGGCAGCCAGCGTGCTCGTGCTCCAGCGGCTCCTGCCGTCGGATGTCGTCCTGCTGTCGCGGTACCACGTTGCGGCGATCGTTGTGGAGTCGCTCGGGCCAGGCTCGCATGCCGCGCTGCTCGTTCGCGAGAAAGGCATTCCAACCGTCGCCAACTTTCCCGGCCTCCTGGAACGCCTTCATGACGGTGACGAAATGTTGGTGGACGCCTATCGTGGCGAAATCGTCATCTCGCCGGATGCGGACACGCGGGCCGAGTTTCAAGAAAGGTTGAAGAGTCGTCAAGCGACGCTTGCGCATTTGAGTGGGACGTGCCGTGAACCCGCGTGTACGCTCGATGGCACGCTGGTCACGGTCGAAGCGAATCTCGGCACATACGACGATGTCGCGCTGGCGCTGGAGAACGGCGCCGATGGCGTGGGACTGTTGCGCATCGAACAACTCTACCTCGCCCGTGACCTTCCGCCGACTCAAGAGGAGCTGCTCGACGCACTGCGCCCCATCACGACGCCATTTCGCAACAAGCCGCTCACAATCCGGCTCCTCGACCTCGGCGGCGACAAGCCGGCGCCGTTTCTGCCTCTTTCCGCCGAGGCCAATCCGGCCCTTGGGCAACGCGGTGTTCGCCTGCTGCTTGAATACCCGCAGCTGCTGCGGACGCAGCTCGTCGCGCTATTGCGGCTGGCGCAGGAACAGCCGATCCGCGTGCTGGTTCCGATGGTCACACTGGAAGAAGACATTCAGGCGATCCGGGAACTCTTCGAAGCGACGTGCATCGAACTTGGCCTGCAGCAGCGTCCGGCGTTCGGCGCGATGATTGAGACACCGGCCGCGGCGCTCAACGTGGTGGCGATTGCTAAGCATGTCGATTTCCTCTGCGTCGGCACCAACGATCTCACGCAATACACGCTGGCGGTCAGTCGCGACGACCCAACCGTGAGCCGCTACTTTCTGGACAATCACGCTTCGGTGCTTCGGTTGCTTGGCATCATTGTCGCCGATGCCGGAGCACTACCACTCACGCTCTGCGGCGAGCTGGCGGGGCGGGAAGAAATGATTCCGCAGTTGTTGGCGATTGGGTTCCGTTCGCTGAGTCTTGCGCCGACCTCAATTCCCGGCATGAAGGAGCGAATCAGGAGCCTGCACATCGCCCCCGCGACCGAGTGA
- a CDS encoding DUF1156 domain-containing protein, protein MSIERNFNVALVADMALREKQIQQNYRPIIAVHKWFARRPGTLFRALLLSEFVDGPLEAAFFRSHNLSGVRVADPFMGGGTPLLEANRLGCDVVGYDINPMAYWIVRQEIEHLDLAAYRIAADKVGKWLAGQVGHLYETTCLECGREEASVKYF, encoded by the coding sequence ATGAGCATTGAGCGGAACTTCAACGTGGCGCTCGTCGCCGACATGGCGCTGCGTGAGAAGCAGATCCAGCAGAACTACCGGCCGATCATTGCCGTGCACAAATGGTTCGCACGGCGTCCGGGAACCCTCTTCCGCGCCCTGCTCCTGTCCGAGTTCGTTGACGGGCCACTGGAAGCGGCCTTCTTCCGATCCCACAATCTCAGCGGCGTCCGCGTTGCCGACCCATTCATGGGCGGCGGCACACCGCTGCTCGAAGCGAACCGGCTTGGGTGCGACGTCGTCGGATACGACATCAATCCGATGGCGTACTGGATCGTCCGCCAGGAGATTGAGCACCTCGACTTGGCCGCGTACCGAATCGCTGCGGACAAGGTCGGAAAGTGGCTGGCGGGACAAGTAGGTCATCTTTACGAGACCACCTGCCTCGAATGCGGCCGCGAGGAGGCCTCCGTCAAATACTTCC